In Trichoderma asperellum chromosome 1, complete sequence, a single window of DNA contains:
- a CDS encoding uncharacterized protein (EggNog:ENOG41): MFRKPFAFPRRHRDEVVEADPSSSDDENIRPLALERTQSSATSSVADRSVKDPLGLKVLYRPPKERKVDIIFVHGLGGSSRMTWTKEHNLDNFWPLKFLPHEPEIGDARIMTFGYNAKFKPGSSGSSTISLLDFAKELLYDLKYATDESSPELEDLRLGQKPIIFLVHSMGGLIVKEAYMQGKDDPEYAAIIKAISSIIFLSTPHRGTNLAETLNRILRVSLVAKPMQFISELTSGSQTLQKLNESFRHVAEKLQIISFYETRPTPIIKSATSIMVLEKESSVLGYPGEISKPLDADHNGVCKYDGPDDPRYITIRNALKSLVAKSNHREGREHTARHARSDSSSSSNGSDFIALDRDRYRGGSRRASTKEEPTNAPDTAEAAKANLGDYLSSAESPNQDFNFFRDRWTVGTCEWIFSNQAFTTWLEDDRTSPHVLWLQGNAAGGKSIMSSFIIDKLARGGLPCYYFFFRFNDQKKRSIGTLLRSLAAQMANSIPAYAYKLLDVASVTTDLKAADFRSIWQWFFKDTLFALGEEVGNPIYWVMDGLDEADTPSSLIRLLADMDAATVKIPLRILIVSRKTHDLSSAFVRLGKRIDMDTIWIEGYRQDLLAYVEQEMDFTEEGEYRDQVVAQLLERTGGNFLWLHLAVHKINQCHTKLDVERALEDLPSGMHELYDRMALLVQNQPKASDRRLGQSILGWATCARRSLSIEELKDALGGTSDMREIVEIHRTVEDLCGGFVVVDNEGKIAMLHETAREYLTGSALYESSGRRPCAIDPRRTHDLLFKRCIACLTDPSLRNLINRGEPPALVNYAISSWYIHLSKGTCVDPNPEILDVVVRFLRSPHVLVWMFSAATQNELRFLVIASRYLAGVVLRLRQIQDEGESLAQRQATEVIEGWATDLIKIVGKFGKNLTRDPDSIYRRIPPFCPSPSMIYQQFGKKESRTLHVSGVATTRWDDCLARFSFESGAVASTVLNAGSRLVILTIDRRTSTIATYSDATFGEQRRMQHAERVLMIQVNKLGNLLVSYGYKTTRIWDITTGACIKVANNPATLPRPQAITFVQDEILMSSEDRCVRCLSISDESSVEWELKSRVEEQGQVLEGIIANAPSCAAISHDGRMVAYGYRGHPITVWEIDPTVFFSEIVLDADGAIDMLEASSMRWHPLRYEIFCLSNVGVLFKWDPDYDQAEFTTHSGADKLNINPNGSLVVTGDARGNIKVYASADLSLLCHLHSQDNIVSLSFSSDSRRLYDVRSLYGIVWEPSTLVRLAEKSEYPESNTDLGFTGDNESLAKLSLYSEHTSAHFDSVVSLARQPVGSLYCYATEDGVAMLGEVGKGNVGELARSASYLAMEHMVWSEDGRLVVLSDLGGRLLFKRVTRSSNKWNIQHEHDLVIPPSHGHITQLVVHPSGDRLLAATPTTLHCVNLKTWEINAKPCPVGVESQIKWACHPTIPDYILGFSRTRVRIVSWATLDELGVRTYALPRAKKQQASGPGPTTTSHGLLARANALKSDRDKLGRLISGQGFPQILFETHLAGSGEATREFLVFEAADITPSPDDDATTGLSYTTLPEHVASRIREPLAFLPRGKLAYLDIDAWICTFRLSMRPTLGGSRRVGSLSSSSLPQPGGSTDSQSGRRLSETLSHRRGSLQITGTATERVVAARRHGSESAASGNTSGIERHYFLPGDWATANEAYLCAMAPDGTLLCPQNGGIASVQSATLRK; this comes from the exons ATG TTTCGCAAGCCGTTTGCATTCCCGAGACGACACCGGGATGAGGTGGTCGAGGCCGAccccagcagcagtgacGATGAAAACATCCGGCCGTTGGCTCTCGAAAGAACTCAGTCGTCGGCAACGTCCTCGGTAGCCGATCGCTCAGTGAAAGATCCTCTGGGCCTCAAAGTGCTGTATCGGCCGCCAAAAGAGCGCAAGGTGGACATCATATTTGTTCATGGTCTTGGCGGAAGCAGTCGCATGACATGGACGAAAGAACACAACCTCGACAACTTCTGGCCGCTCAAGTTCCTGCCTCATGAGCCTGAGATTGGAGATGCCCGGATCATGACGTTTGGATACAATGCCAAGTTCAAGCCGGGAAGCAGCGGATCAAGTACCATATCTCTGCTGGACTTTGCCAAGGAGTTGCTCTATGATCTCAAATATGCGACTGACGAGTCGTCACCGGAACTGGAGGATCTTAGGCTGGGACAGAAACCGATCATTTTCCTGGTTCACTCGATGGGCGGACTCATCGTCAAGGAGGCATACATGCAGGGCAAAGACGACCCCGAGTACGCGGCtatcatcaaggccatctcaTCTATCATCTTCCTGTCGACACCGCATCGTGGAACAAACCTAGCTGAGACACTAAACCGCATTCTCAGGGTCTCATTAGTCGCTAAGCCGATGCAGTTCATCTCCGAGCTCACATCAGGTTCACAGACGTTGCAGAAGCTAAATGAGTCGTTCCGGCACGTCGCCGAGAAGTTGCAGATTATTTCGTTCTATGAGACTCGTCCGACGCCAATAATCAAAAGTGCCACCAGCATCATGGTTTTGGAGAAGGAGTCCTCGGTGCTCGGGTACCCTGGCGAGATATCCAAGCCACTAGATGCGGACCATAACGGAGTCTGCAAGTACGATGGCCCAGACGATCCGCGCTACATCACCATCAGGAATGCGCTGAAGAGTTTGGTTGCCAAGTCCAATCATAGAG AGGGCAGAGAACACACGGCTCGTCACGCGAGATccgatagcagcagcagcagcaacggcagcgaTTTTATTGCCCTAGACCGAGACCGCTATCGAGGGGGATCAAGACGGGCGTCGACGAAAGAAG AACCGACAAATGCGCCTGACACAGCAGAGGCCGCAAAGGCGAACCTCGGAGACTATCTCTCCTCGGCAGAGTCACCAAACCAAGacttcaacttcttccgTGACCGCTGGACTGTGGGGACCTGCGAATGGATATTCAGCAACCAAGCCTTCACAACCTGGCTCGAGGACGATCGAACGAGCCCCCACGTCCTGTGGCTCCAGGGCAACGCAGCCGGGGGCAAGTCCATCATGTCGTCTTTTATAATCGACAAGCTTGCCCGGGGTGGTCTGCCGTgttactatttctttttccgcTTCAACGACCAAAAGAAGCGCTCCATAGGTACCCTTCTCCGGTCGCTCGCTGCCCAGATGGCCAACTCGATCCCTGCCTACGCATATAAGCTACTGGATGTGGCTTCGGTGACTACCGATCTGAAAGCGGCCGACTTTCGGAGTATCTGGCAATGGTTCTTCAAGGACACTCTGTTTGCTCTGGGAGAGGAAGTCGGAAATCCGATATACTGGGTGATGGATGGGCTGGACGAGGCCGACACGCCTTCGTCGCTGATCCGCCTGCTAGCCGACATGGATGCAGCCACTGTAAAGATCCCTCTTCGCATTCTCATTGTCAGTCGCAAGACTCACGACCTCTCATCTGCCTTTGTGCGCTTGGGCAAACGGATCGACATGGACACTATCTGGATTGAGGGCTATCGACAGGATCTTCTTGCGTACGTTGAGCAAGAGATGGACTTTACCGAGGAGGGCGAGTACCGCGATCAGGTCGTAgcccagctgctggagcgcaCGGGAGGAAACTTCCTGTGGTTGCATCTGGCGGTGCACAAGATCAACCAGTGCCACACAAAGTTAGACGTGGAGCGGGCGCTTGAAGATCTGCCGTCAGGTATGCACGAGCTATACGACCGAATGGCTTTGTTGGTGCAGAACCAGCCAAAGGCCAGTGACCGTCGCCTGGGGCAGAGTATTCTCGGCTGGGCTACATGTGCAAGGCGGTCTCTCAGCATCGAGGAACTGAAAGATGCCCTGGGAGGAACAAGCGATATGCGCGAGATCGTCGAGATCCACCGAACTGTGGAAGATCTCTGTGGTGGCTTTGTTGTGGTCGACAACGAGGGCAAGATTGCCATGCTCCACGAGACGGCGCGCGAGTATCTTACCGGCTCGGCGTTGTACGAGAGCTCTGGACGGCGACCATGCGCAATCGACCCGCGACGGACACACGATTTGCTCTTCAAGAGGTGCATAGCCTGTCTGACGGATCCATCGCTGCGGAATCTCATCAATCGCGGCGAGCCACCCGCCCTTGTCAACTACGCCATCAGCTCGTGGTACATTCACCTGTCCAAGGGGACATGCGTCGACCCCAACCCCGAGATTCTCGATGTTGTTGTTCGATTTCTTCGCAGCCCTCACGTTCTCGTCTGGATGTTCAGCGCAGCGACCCAGAACGAACTGCGGTTCCTCGTCATTGCGTCTCGGTATCTGGCTGGCGTGGTGCTCCGCCTGCGACAGATCCAAGATGAAGGCGAGTCTTTGGCCCAACGCCAGGCCACGGAAGTCATCGAGGGTTGGGCAACGGACCTGATCAAGATCGTGGGCAAGTTTGGCAAGAACCTGACGCGGGACCCAGACTCAATCTACAGGCGGATTCCGCCGTTCTGCCCGTCGCCGTCCATGATCTACCAGCAATTCGGCAAGAAAGAGAGTCGGACGCTGCACGTCTCCGGAGTGGCAACCACAAGGTGGGACGACTGCCTGGCGCGCTTTTCCTTCGAGTCCGGGGCTGTGGCATCGACGGTGCTGAACGCTGGAAGCCGGTTAGTGATACTCACGATCGATCGAAGAACCAGCACGATCGCCACTTACAGCGACGCAACCTTTGGAGAGCAGCGACGTATGCAGCACGCCGAACGGGTTCTCATGATACAGGTGAATAAGCTGGGTAATCTGCTCGTCAGCTACGGCTATAAAACGACCAGGATATGGGACATAACGACGGGTGCTTGTATCAAGGTGGCCAACAACCCAGCCACGCTGCCGCGGCCCCAGGCCATCACCTTCGTCCAAGACGAAATCCTGATGAGCAGCGAGGACCGCTGTGTTCGTTGTCTGTCCATCAGTGACGAGTCTAGTGTTGAGTGGGAGCTCAAGTCGCGCGTCGAGGAACAGGGCCAGGTGTTAGAGGGTATCATAGCCAACGCCCCCTCCTGCGCGGCCATCAGCCACGACGGGCGCATGGTTGCTTACGGATATCGCGGGCATCCCATCACCGTCTGGGAGATTGACCCCACGGTTTTCTTCAGCGAGATTGTGCTGGACGCAGATGGTGCAATCGACATGTTGGAGGCATCAAGCATGAGATGGCACCCTCTGCGCTATGAGATCTTCTGCCTGAGCAATGTTGGCGTCCTGTTCAAATGGGATCCAGATTATGATCAGGCCGAATTCACGACGCACTCTGGCGCAGACAAGCTCAACATCAACCCCAACGGCTCTCTTGTGGTGACTGGGGACGCGAGGGGTAACATCAAGGTCTATGCCAGTGCAGACCTCTCGCTGCTATGCCACTTGCACTCGCAGGACAACATTGTGAGTTTATCCTTCAGCTCAGACTCGCGGAGACTGTACGACGTGCGCAGTCTCTATGGAATCGTCTGGGAGCCAAGCACGCTCGTGAGGCTGGCGGAAAAGTCCGAATACCCAGAGAGCAATACAGACCTCGGATTCACGGGCGACAACGAAAGTCTGGCGAAGCTGTCGCTCTATTCAGAACACACTTCAGCTCATTTCGACAGCGTCGTCTCGCTCGCCAGACAACCCGTCGGATCCCTCTACTGCTACGCCACTGAGGACGGCGTCGCAATGCTAGGAGAGGTTGGGAAGGGCAACGTGGGAGAATTGGCACGCTCAGCGAGCTACTTAGCTATGGAGCACATGGTATGGAGCGAGGATGGGCGGCTCGTCGTCTTGAGCGATCTCGGGGGCCGGTTACTGTTCAAGCGAGTCACGCGGTCTTCCAACAAATGGAACATCCAACACGAGCATGATCTCGTTATTCCGCCCTCGCATGGGCACATCACACAGCTCGTGGTCCATCCATCCGGAGACCGACTGCTTGCCGCTACGCCGACAACGCTGCACTGCGTCAACCTCAAGACATGGGAAATAAATGCCAAACCGTGTCCCGTTGGCGTCGAGTCCCAGATCAAGTGGGCATGCCATCCCACGATACCTGACTACATTCTCGGATTCTCGAGAACGCGGGTGCGGATCGTCTCTTGGGCAACTCTCGATGAGTTGGGTGTCCGAACTTATGCGCTTCCAAGggcaaagaagcagcaagCGTCAGGGCCAGGGCCAACGACAACTTCACATGGACTTTTGGCCCGTGCCAATGCCCTCAAGTCGGATCGAGATAAGCTTGGCCGGCTGATCTCGGGCCAAGGCTTTCCCCAGATTCTTTTCGAAACACATCTGGCCGGATCAGGGGAGGCGACCCGCGAATTCCTCGTCTTCGAGGCAGCGGACATCACTCCAAGCCCAGACGACGACGCAACGACTGGGCTTTCGTACACCACCTTACCAGAGCATGTCGCCTCTCGCATACGGGAGCCTCTCGCCTTCCTCCCGCGGGGCAAACTTGCCTACCTCGACATCGATGCCTGGATCTGCACGTTCCGCTTGTCTATGAGACCGACTCTTGGCGGGTCCCGGCGAGTTGgatcattatcatcatcctcattaCCGCAACCTGGCGGTTCAACCGACTCACAATCCGGCCGTCGACTCTCGGAAACGCTGTCTCATAGGCGCGGGAGCCTGCAGATAACAGGCACAGCTACGGAGAGAGTTGTAGCGGCAAGGCGGCATGGGTCGGAGTCTGCTGCATCAGGTAATACCAGCGGTATAGAGAGGCATTATTTCTTACCTGGAGATTGGGCCACGGCAAACGAGGCATATCTCTGCGCTATGGCGCCAGATGGGACTCTGCTATGTCCGCAGAACGGGGGCATCGCGTCAGTTCAATCAGCGACACTGCGCAAGTAG
- a CDS encoding uncharacterized protein (EggNog:ENOG41) → MAPSIVEQPNAAQDSGLAESAVLDEHEVESGIQNRTEGIIQAPLIQNILSQLDGVFPFDEAVIEALPKDVTFTSVESFGTSAWTVTGRVTAQRADGSIQRFFLKVAYGEHGRLMLGGEHVSSKMIYSVMPDFIPTPYGYGRYKIQSPDTYFYLSQFIDMDVTTAPDPEDLMGKLAELHKNSQSPTGKFGFPVTTYDGNIPHRVTWESKWVDFFRNLFLHACSLDAEVNEPWPELELAVRQMGDAVIPRLLGNLRQSGSDEPVKPCLIHGDLWEGNRGIDMETGDSVMYDASSYFAHNEMEFGNWRSELNTFFRSKTYMAHYLRRFPAAEPVEEFDDRNRLYSIKVAINYSAMRPGSIRRKTAYNNMCYLIHKYAPIEGVEQYDPRSDPFVTGAHFQVYSSSD, encoded by the exons ATGGCGCCCTCCATCGTGGAACAGCCCAATGCCGCGCAGGACTCAGGACTTGCTGAGAGCGCCGTGTTGGATGAACATGAAGTCGAG TCTGGGATACAAAACCGAACCGAGGGGATTATACAAGCCCCGTTGATTCAGAATATCCTATCCCAGCTCGATGGAGTGTTCCCTTTTGACGAGGCAGTCATCGAGG CCTTACCCAAGGATGTCACCTTCACCTCAGTTGAGAGTTTCGGCACCAGTGCGTGGACCGTGACAGGGAGAGTGACGGCTCAGAGAGCCGACGGGTCCATCCAGCGCTTCTTTCTCAAG GTTGCTTACGGAGAGCATGGTCGTCTGATGCTTGGAGGCGAGCACGTATCGTCCAAGATGATTTACAGCGTCATGCCTGACTTTATCCCCACACCATATGGCTATGGACGTTATAAAATTCAAAGCCCAGACACCTACTTCTACCTCTCCCAGTTCATCGACATGGACGTAACAACTGCGCCCGACCCTGAAGACCTGATGGGCAAACTCGCGGAGCTGCACAAGAACAGCCAGTCACCTACCGGCAAATTCGGCTTCCCTGTCACAACCTATGACGGCAACATCCCGCACCGTGTCACTTGGGAGAGCAAATGGGTCGACTTCTTCCGCAACCTCTTCCTACATGCCTGCAGCCTCGATGCAGAAGTAAACGAGCCTTGGCCCGAACTCGAGCTCGCTGTCCGCCAGATGGGTGACGCCGTGATTCCGCGGCTGCTGGGTAATCTGCGCCAGAGTGGCAGTGATGAGCCAGTAAAGCCGTGCCTGATCCATGGCGACTTGTGGGAGGGAAATCGAGGCATCGACATGGAGACGGGCGACAGCGTTATGTATGACGCCAGCTCTTATTTTGCGCACAACGAGATGGAGTTTGGAAACTGGAGAAGTGAATT GAACACCTTCTTTCGCTCAAAGACCTATATGGCTCACTATCTGAGGCGATTTCCAGCTGCGGAGCCTGTCGAGGAATTCGATGACAGAAACAGACTGTATAGCATCAAAGTCGCTATCAACTACTCAGCTATGCGGCCTGGAAGTATCAGAAGAAAGAC AGCCTATAATAACATGTGCTACCTCATTCACAAGTATGCACCTATTGAAGGTGTCGAGCAGTATGATCCGCGTTCAGATCCGTTCGTCACTGGCGCTCATTTCCAAGTTTATTCAAGCTCGGACTGA
- a CDS encoding uncharacterized protein (SECRETED:SignalP(1-19)): protein MRISQGPLTLAMLAGNVLAAPAQSINSEISHDDVSAKNVGDSVWFVPWRRGENSVDETEDVSAKNVGDSVWFVPWRRGENSVDETEDVSAKNVGGSVWFVPWRRGENSVDEAEDVSAKNVGGSVWFVPWRRGENSVDETEDVSAKNVGGSVWFVPWRRDEERTEQTEDMSA, encoded by the coding sequence ATGAGAATCTCTCAGGGACCTCTCACTCTCGCCATGTTGGCTGGTAACGTTCTTGCCGCTCCAGCCCAAAGCATTAACTCTGAGATATCTCACGATGATGTATCCGCCAAGAATGTTGGCGATAGTGTCTGGTTCGTTCCCTGGCGCCGCGGCGAGAACAGTGTTGATGAGACCGAGGATGTATCCGCCAAGAATGTTGGCGATAGTGTCTGGTTCGTTCCCTGGCGCCGCGGCGAGAACAGTGTTGATGAGACCGAGGATGTATCCGCCAAGAATGTTGGTGGCAGTGTTTGGTTCGTTCCCTGGCGCCGCGGCGAGAACAGTGTTGATGAGGCCGAGGATGTATCCGCCAAGAATGTTGGTGGCAGTGTCTGGTTCGTTCCCTGGCGCCGCGGCGAGAACAGTGTTGATGAGACCGAGGATGTATCCGCCAAGAATGTTGGTGGCAGTGTTTGGTTCGTTCCCTG
- a CDS encoding uncharacterized protein (EggNog:ENOG41) encodes MSSFIIDKLARGGLPCYYFFFRFNDQKKRSIGTLLRSLAAQMANSIPAYAYKLLDVASVTTDLKAADFRSIWQWFFKDTLFALGEEVGNPIYWVMDGLDEADTPSSLIRLLADMDAATVKIPLRILIVSRKTHDLSSAFVRLGKRIDMDTIWIEGYRQDLLAYVEQEMDFTEEGEYRDQVVAQLLERTGGNFLWLHLAVHKINQCHTKLDVERALEDLPSGMHELYDRMALLVQNQPKASDRRLGQSILGWATCARRSLSIEELKDALGGTSDMREIVEIHRTVEDLCGGFVVVDNEGKIAMLHETAREYLTGSALYESSGRRPCAIDPRRTHDLLFKRCIACLTDPSLRNLINRGEPPALVNYAISSWYIHLSKGTCVDPNPEILDVVVRFLRSPHVLVWMFSAATQNELRFLVIASRYLAGVVLRLRQIQDEGESLAQRQATEVIEGWATDLIKIVGKFGKNLTRDPDSIYRRIPPFCPSPSMIYQQFGKKESRTLHVSGVATTRWDDCLARFSFESGAVASTVLNAGSRLVILTIDRRTSTIATYSDATFGEQRRMQHAERVLMIQVNKLGNLLVSYGYKTTRIWDITTGACIKVANNPATLPRPQAITFVQDEILMSSEDRCVRCLSISDESSVEWELKSRVEEQGQVLEGIIANAPSCAAISHDGRMVAYGYRGHPITVWEIDPTVFFSEIVLDADGAIDMLEASSMRWHPLRYEIFCLSNVGVLFKWDPDYDQAEFTTHSGADKLNINPNGSLVVTGDARGNIKVYASADLSLLCHLHSQDNIVSLSFSSDSRRLYDVRSLYGIVWEPSTLVRLAEKSEYPESNTDLGFTGDNESLAKLSLYSEHTSAHFDSVVSLARQPVGSLYCYATEDGVAMLGEVGKGNVGELARSASYLAMEHMVWSEDGRLVVLSDLGGRLLFKRVTRSSNKWNIQHEHDLVIPPSHGHITQLVVHPSGDRLLAATPTTLHCVNLKTWEINAKPCPVGVESQIKWACHPTIPDYILGFSRTRVRIVSWATLDELGVRTYALPRAKKQQASGPGPTTTSHGLLARANALKSDRDKLGRLISGQGFPQILFETHLAGSGEATREFLVFEAADITPSPDDDATTGLSYTTLPEHVASRIREPLAFLPRGKLAYLDIDAWICTFRLSMRPTLGGSRRVGSLSSSSLPQPGGSTDSQSGRRLSETLSHRRGSLQITGTATERVVAARRHGSESAASGNTSGIERHYFLPGDWATANEAYLCAMAPDGTLLCPQNGGIASVQSATLRK; translated from the coding sequence ATGTCGTCTTTTATAATCGACAAGCTTGCCCGGGGTGGTCTGCCGTgttactatttctttttccgcTTCAACGACCAAAAGAAGCGCTCCATAGGTACCCTTCTCCGGTCGCTCGCTGCCCAGATGGCCAACTCGATCCCTGCCTACGCATATAAGCTACTGGATGTGGCTTCGGTGACTACCGATCTGAAAGCGGCCGACTTTCGGAGTATCTGGCAATGGTTCTTCAAGGACACTCTGTTTGCTCTGGGAGAGGAAGTCGGAAATCCGATATACTGGGTGATGGATGGGCTGGACGAGGCCGACACGCCTTCGTCGCTGATCCGCCTGCTAGCCGACATGGATGCAGCCACTGTAAAGATCCCTCTTCGCATTCTCATTGTCAGTCGCAAGACTCACGACCTCTCATCTGCCTTTGTGCGCTTGGGCAAACGGATCGACATGGACACTATCTGGATTGAGGGCTATCGACAGGATCTTCTTGCGTACGTTGAGCAAGAGATGGACTTTACCGAGGAGGGCGAGTACCGCGATCAGGTCGTAgcccagctgctggagcgcaCGGGAGGAAACTTCCTGTGGTTGCATCTGGCGGTGCACAAGATCAACCAGTGCCACACAAAGTTAGACGTGGAGCGGGCGCTTGAAGATCTGCCGTCAGGTATGCACGAGCTATACGACCGAATGGCTTTGTTGGTGCAGAACCAGCCAAAGGCCAGTGACCGTCGCCTGGGGCAGAGTATTCTCGGCTGGGCTACATGTGCAAGGCGGTCTCTCAGCATCGAGGAACTGAAAGATGCCCTGGGAGGAACAAGCGATATGCGCGAGATCGTCGAGATCCACCGAACTGTGGAAGATCTCTGTGGTGGCTTTGTTGTGGTCGACAACGAGGGCAAGATTGCCATGCTCCACGAGACGGCGCGCGAGTATCTTACCGGCTCGGCGTTGTACGAGAGCTCTGGACGGCGACCATGCGCAATCGACCCGCGACGGACACACGATTTGCTCTTCAAGAGGTGCATAGCCTGTCTGACGGATCCATCGCTGCGGAATCTCATCAATCGCGGCGAGCCACCCGCCCTTGTCAACTACGCCATCAGCTCGTGGTACATTCACCTGTCCAAGGGGACATGCGTCGACCCCAACCCCGAGATTCTCGATGTTGTTGTTCGATTTCTTCGCAGCCCTCACGTTCTCGTCTGGATGTTCAGCGCAGCGACCCAGAACGAACTGCGGTTCCTCGTCATTGCGTCTCGGTATCTGGCTGGCGTGGTGCTCCGCCTGCGACAGATCCAAGATGAAGGCGAGTCTTTGGCCCAACGCCAGGCCACGGAAGTCATCGAGGGTTGGGCAACGGACCTGATCAAGATCGTGGGCAAGTTTGGCAAGAACCTGACGCGGGACCCAGACTCAATCTACAGGCGGATTCCGCCGTTCTGCCCGTCGCCGTCCATGATCTACCAGCAATTCGGCAAGAAAGAGAGTCGGACGCTGCACGTCTCCGGAGTGGCAACCACAAGGTGGGACGACTGCCTGGCGCGCTTTTCCTTCGAGTCCGGGGCTGTGGCATCGACGGTGCTGAACGCTGGAAGCCGGTTAGTGATACTCACGATCGATCGAAGAACCAGCACGATCGCCACTTACAGCGACGCAACCTTTGGAGAGCAGCGACGTATGCAGCACGCCGAACGGGTTCTCATGATACAGGTGAATAAGCTGGGTAATCTGCTCGTCAGCTACGGCTATAAAACGACCAGGATATGGGACATAACGACGGGTGCTTGTATCAAGGTGGCCAACAACCCAGCCACGCTGCCGCGGCCCCAGGCCATCACCTTCGTCCAAGACGAAATCCTGATGAGCAGCGAGGACCGCTGTGTTCGTTGTCTGTCCATCAGTGACGAGTCTAGTGTTGAGTGGGAGCTCAAGTCGCGCGTCGAGGAACAGGGCCAGGTGTTAGAGGGTATCATAGCCAACGCCCCCTCCTGCGCGGCCATCAGCCACGACGGGCGCATGGTTGCTTACGGATATCGCGGGCATCCCATCACCGTCTGGGAGATTGACCCCACGGTTTTCTTCAGCGAGATTGTGCTGGACGCAGATGGTGCAATCGACATGTTGGAGGCATCAAGCATGAGATGGCACCCTCTGCGCTATGAGATCTTCTGCCTGAGCAATGTTGGCGTCCTGTTCAAATGGGATCCAGATTATGATCAGGCCGAATTCACGACGCACTCTGGCGCAGACAAGCTCAACATCAACCCCAACGGCTCTCTTGTGGTGACTGGGGACGCGAGGGGTAACATCAAGGTCTATGCCAGTGCAGACCTCTCGCTGCTATGCCACTTGCACTCGCAGGACAACATTGTGAGTTTATCCTTCAGCTCAGACTCGCGGAGACTGTACGACGTGCGCAGTCTCTATGGAATCGTCTGGGAGCCAAGCACGCTCGTGAGGCTGGCGGAAAAGTCCGAATACCCAGAGAGCAATACAGACCTCGGATTCACGGGCGACAACGAAAGTCTGGCGAAGCTGTCGCTCTATTCAGAACACACTTCAGCTCATTTCGACAGCGTCGTCTCGCTCGCCAGACAACCCGTCGGATCCCTCTACTGCTACGCCACTGAGGACGGCGTCGCAATGCTAGGAGAGGTTGGGAAGGGCAACGTGGGAGAATTGGCACGCTCAGCGAGCTACTTAGCTATGGAGCACATGGTATGGAGCGAGGATGGGCGGCTCGTCGTCTTGAGCGATCTCGGGGGCCGGTTACTGTTCAAGCGAGTCACGCGGTCTTCCAACAAATGGAACATCCAACACGAGCATGATCTCGTTATTCCGCCCTCGCATGGGCACATCACACAGCTCGTGGTCCATCCATCCGGAGACCGACTGCTTGCCGCTACGCCGACAACGCTGCACTGCGTCAACCTCAAGACATGGGAAATAAATGCCAAACCGTGTCCCGTTGGCGTCGAGTCCCAGATCAAGTGGGCATGCCATCCCACGATACCTGACTACATTCTCGGATTCTCGAGAACGCGGGTGCGGATCGTCTCTTGGGCAACTCTCGATGAGTTGGGTGTCCGAACTTATGCGCTTCCAAGggcaaagaagcagcaagCGTCAGGGCCAGGGCCAACGACAACTTCACATGGACTTTTGGCCCGTGCCAATGCCCTCAAGTCGGATCGAGATAAGCTTGGCCGGCTGATCTCGGGCCAAGGCTTTCCCCAGATTCTTTTCGAAACACATCTGGCCGGATCAGGGGAGGCGACCCGCGAATTCCTCGTCTTCGAGGCAGCGGACATCACTCCAAGCCCAGACGACGACGCAACGACTGGGCTTTCGTACACCACCTTACCAGAGCATGTCGCCTCTCGCATACGGGAGCCTCTCGCCTTCCTCCCGCGGGGCAAACTTGCCTACCTCGACATCGATGCCTGGATCTGCACGTTCCGCTTGTCTATGAGACCGACTCTTGGCGGGTCCCGGCGAGTTGgatcattatcatcatcctcattaCCGCAACCTGGCGGTTCAACCGACTCACAATCCGGCCGTCGACTCTCGGAAACGCTGTCTCATAGGCGCGGGAGCCTGCAGATAACAGGCACAGCTACGGAGAGAGTTGTAGCGGCAAGGCGGCATGGGTCGGAGTCTGCTGCATCAGGTAATACCAGCGGTATAGAGAGGCATTATTTCTTACCTGGAGATTGGGCCACGGCAAACGAGGCATATCTCTGCGCTATGGCGCCAGATGGGACTCTGCTATGTCCGCAGAACGGGGGCATCGCGTCAGTTCAATCAGCGACACTGCGCAAGTAG